From the Lolium rigidum isolate FL_2022 chromosome 2, APGP_CSIRO_Lrig_0.1, whole genome shotgun sequence genome, one window contains:
- the LOC124686776 gene encoding zinc finger CCCH domain-containing protein 14-like has protein sequence MEGGGRKRGTADGANGAFVCGKRTRESESFQTGVGSKLKPCIKFFSTAGCPFGEGCHFLHCFPDGHQAVAKMSNLGGPAFADPPRRMTVGPAVPNGALTLTFKTRLCNKYDTSDGCKWGDKCHFAHGEGELGKHMFMNNSMPPHVGPKPTSHSAPPAMLTPGMTTPASFGASATAKISVDAPLVGAIIGKGGINTKYISRVSGAKLVIRDHESDASLRNIELEGTFDQINDASAMVTELIVSIDGNSSAPPPGLNLVGGSHRSGGPGSNFKTKLCEHFTKGPCTFGDRCHFAHGENELRKSASA, from the exons ATGGAAGGTGGCGGCCGTAAGAGGGGCACGGCCGATGGCGCTAACGGCGCCTTCGTCTGCGGGAAGCGCACGCGAG AATCGGAGTCATTTCAAACCGGTGTAGGAAGCAAACTGAAGCCATGCATCAAATTTTTCAG TACCGCTGGCTGCCCGTTTGGCGAGGGTTGCCATTTCCTCCATTGCTTCCCCGACGGTCACCAGGCTGTTGCAAAGATGAGCAACCTGGGTGGCCCAGCATTTGCAGATCCGCCAAGAAGAATGACAGTGGGACCTGCTGTTCCTAATGGCGCCCTCACACTAACTTTTAAGACTCGCTTGTGCAACAAGTATGACACTTCAGACGGATGCAAATGGGGTGACAAGTGCCACTTTGCACATGGTGAGGGGGAACTCGGCAAGCATATGTTCATGAACAACTCAATGCCGCCCCATGTGGGACCAAAGCCTACCAGTCACTCTGCACCGCCGGCAATGCTCACCCCTGGCATGACCACACCAGCAAGCTTCGGGGCTTCCGCCACAGCCAAGATCAGTGTTGATGCACCCCTTGTAGGTGCCATCATTGGGAAGGGTGGAATCAACACAAAGTATATATCCCGAGTCAGCGGGGCTAAGCTGGTCATCCGGGATCACGAATCAGATGCCAGCTTGAGAAACATTGAGCTTGAGGGAACATTTGATCAGATCAATGATGCCAGTGCTATGGTCACGGAGCTGATTGTCAGCATTGATGGCAACAGCAGCGCCCCTCCGCCAGGCCTGAACCTAGTGGGAGGATCTCACCGCAGCGGAGGGCCAGGAAGCAACTTCAAGACCAAGCTGTGCGAGCACTTCACCAAAGGACCCTGCACTTTTGGTGACAGGTGCCACTTCGCCCACGGCGAGAATGAGCTGCGCAAGTCAGCTTCTGCGTGA
- the LOC124689907 gene encoding histone H4-like: MCTDAGGGKRPQCTNSERNQRKKPNVNSLVPTIRKGLGKGGAKRHRKVLRDNIQGITKPAIRRLARRGGVKRISGLIYEETRGVLKIFLENVIRDAVTYTEHARRKTVTAMDVVYALKRQGRTLYGFGG; this comes from the exons ATGTGCACAGATGCCGGCGGCGGGAAGCGGCCGCAGTGCACGAACAGTGAGCGAAATCAGCGCAAGAAGCCAAACGTGAACTCCCTCGTTCCCACCATCAGGAAG GGGCTGGGAAAGGGCGGCGCCAAGCGCCACCGCAAGGTCCTCCGCGACAACATCCAGGGCATCACCAAACCGGCCATCCGGAGGCTTGCTCGCCGTGGCGGCGTCAAGCGCATCTCGGGGCTCATCTACGAGGAGACCCGTGGCGTGCTCAAGATcttcctcgagaacgtcatccgcgacgCCGTCACCTACACCGAGCACGCCCGCCGCAAGACCGTCACCGCCATGGACGTCGTCTACGCGCTCAAGCGCCAGGGACGCACCCTCTACGGCTTCGGAGGCTGA